In Saprospiraceae bacterium, the sequence GCTCAAAAATCAATCTGTGGTGGTCGATATGAAAAAGGCGTTATTTGAAGTGGATGGGAGCCTGGATACACTATTGATCAAAAAAAGATTGATGCTGCTGGAACACCACAGGAGTCATCTCGCCTCCGCATTTTATGCTTCCCCTTTCGATCGGGCGGCGGTACTATCCATCGATGGATCCGGAGATTTTACGACCACGATGATTGGTGTAGGTCAAGGTAATGAACTCAAAGTACTGGATAGCGTAGACTTTCCTACCTCTTGCGGTTTATTTTACACCGCATTCACTCAATTTCTAGGCTTTCCTCATTATGGAGATGAATACAAGGTAATGGGTCTTGCTCCTTATGGCCAACCAAAGCATACTACTGAAGTTAAAAAGTTATTGAACTTTCTGCCAAGTGGTCTATTCTCATGGGATCAATCATACTTTGTCAACCCCACCAAAGCAGGCATGCACTATGAAAACAATATCCCCAACGTAGGACATTTATATTCATCAAAGTTTATATCCTTGTTTGGTCCTGCCAGAAAAAAAGAAGATGAATTAACCCAGTATCACAAGGATCTGGCAGCATCGGTACAAAGAGTGACGGAAGAATTAATATTTCATATAGCCGGTCATTTAAGAAAAAAACCGGCGAGACTTATTTGTGCCTGGCTGGTGGTGTCGCCCAAAATTCAGTAGCTAATGGCAAATTGATAGATGCTACCGGATTTAAAGATGTCTATATACCTTCTGCGGGGCATGATGCAGGTATCTCCATGGGGAGTGCCATGTATGGGTATCACCATATTCTGGGCAATCAGCGGGTTGCACCAGTATATTCGGCCTATACCGGTGCAAAGTATTCAAATGATCAGATAGAATCTTTATTAAAAGCAAAAGGAATTGAATATAAAAAATACGATGACGATACGCTCTATGAAGTCGTAACAGATCTATTGATCAAACCAGGAGTAGTGGGTTGGTTCAATGGCAGAGCGGAGTTCGGACCGAGAGCGCTGGGGGCACGGTCTATTCTGGCTGATCCGCGCAACAACCAGGCTAAAGAACTTTTAAACTTAAAAATTAAACGCAGAGAAAGTTTTCGCCCTTTTGCTCCTTCCATTTTAAAAGAATACACAGGAGAATATTTTACCAAAACGGATGCAGTGCCATTTATGGAAAAGGTGTATCCGATCAAAGAAGAAAAAAGATCTCTCATCCCGGCAGTGACTCATGTGGATGGTACAGGCAGGTTACAGACAGTAGATAAAGAAGTATCACCAAGATATTATGCCCTTATAGAAAAATTCAGGCAGAAGACGGGTATTCCTATCTTACTGAACACTTCGTTTAACGAAAATGAACCCATCGTGAATACACCGGAAGAAGCATTGAGCTGCTATCTGAGGACCAGTATGGATATGCTGGTCATGGAGAACTGTGTGATTACTCGTGAGAGCAACCACTAAAGACCATAATATTAAACATTAAGTACACTAAGATACACTAAGAGTGAGCCTCAGGTAATCGAAAAAAGAATAAATTCCATAGTGTTCCTCTGTGGTCTTAGTGGTTCAAAACAAAATTCCTCAATATTCCTTAATAGTCTAAGTGGTTCAAAAAAAATTAGCTTGAAAATTTCAATTATCACCCCTACTTTTAATAGTGCAGGCACAATAAAAGATACCCTCCAAAGTATCGCAACACAATCATATAAAGAGGTCGAGCATATTATTGTAGATGGTATGTCTACTGATAATACTCTGAATATTGCCAGCACTTTTCCGCACGTAAGCAAAATCATATCAGAACCAGACCTTGGTATATTTGATGCTATGAATAAGGGCATTCGATCATCAACCGGTGACATAGTAGGCATCCTTAATTCAGATGATTATTATGCACACGACAAAGTGCTGGAGTACGTAGCTGCTGCTTTTAAAAACAATAGCCTGGATGCAATCTATGGCAATGTGTACTTTGTTAAG encodes:
- a CDS encoding glycosyltransferase, which translates into the protein MKISIITPTFNSAGTIKDTLQSIATQSYKEVEHIIVDGMSTDNTLNIASTFPHVSKIISEPDLGIFDAMNKGIRSSTGDIVGILNSDDYYAHDKVLEYVAAAFKNNSLDAIYGNVYFVKPDNLVKIVRDYSSKILDSGCLHLVTLLRIRHFCQEIDL